The Arachis hypogaea cultivar Tifrunner chromosome 16, arahy.Tifrunner.gnm2.J5K5, whole genome shotgun sequence genome contains a region encoding:
- the LOC112758403 gene encoding phosphoenolpyruvate carboxylase kinase 2, translating to MCEALQRRYQLLEEIGRGRFGTVFRCFDPNSGEFLACKVIDKGLLLDPTDRACIENESKFMTFLSPHPNIVKIFGAYEDSDSLSIVAELCEQETLFDRIADRPLPEIEAAAVMKQLLEAVAHCHRLGIAHRDIKPDNLLFDRRGNLKVADFGSAEWFGDGRGMSGVVGTPYYVAPEVVMGREYSEKVDVWSSAVILYIMLGAIPPFYGENASEIFEAVVRANLRFPTTIFRSVSSSAKDLLRKMICKDPSRRISAEQALRHPWILSGGGVTSDLN from the exons ATGTGTGAAGCCTTGCAGAGACGATACCAATTGCTGGAGGAGATTGGTCGTGGTAGATTCGGCACTGTGTTTCGCTGCTTCGACCCTAACTCCGGTGAGTTTCTCGCATGCAAGGTTATCGATAAGGGTCTTCTTCTTGACCCCACCGATCGTGCCTGCATCGAAAACGAATCCAAGTTCATGACTTTTCTTTCCCCACACCCTAACATTGTTAAGATTTTCGGAGCCTATGAGGATTCCGATTCTCTCTCCATCGTCGCTGAGCTTTGCGAACAAGAAACCCTATTCGACCGAATTGCTGATCGACCTTTGCCGGAGATAGAGGCCGCCGCCGTAATGAAACAGCTTCTTGAGGCGGTGGCGCATTGCCACAGGCTGGGGATAGCACACAGGGACATAAAACCAGATAATTTGCTTTTCGATAGAAGGGGGAATCTGAAAGTTGCGGACTTTGGTTCGGCGGAGTGGTTCGGCGACGGAAGAGGGATGAGTGGGGTGGTGGGGACGCCGTATTACGTGGCGCCGGAGGTGGTGATGGGGAGGGAATACAGTGAGAAAGTTGATGTTTGGAGCTCCGCTGTGATTCTTTACATAATGTTGGGTGCTATTCCACCATTCTATGGAGAGAATGCTTCTGAGATTTTTGAAGCTGTTGTTAGGGCTAATCTTAGATTCCCAACTACCATCTTTAGGTCTGTTTCTTCTTCTGCTAAGGATCTTCTCAGAAAGATGATTTGCAAGGATCCTTCAAGGAGAATTTCAGCAGAGCAAGCATTAA GGCATCCATGGATCTTGAGTGGAGGAGGTGTGACTAGTGATCTGAACTGA
- the LOC112756812 gene encoding protein MAIN-LIKE 1-like, with translation MEDDPNRLYRLDGVAHIVGAVHLEPHRCISSIKRQHGMMLDDRIVPYLQMAGLYYLARLNESWFRLNEPLDVAYHIGLPIDGQYVSGCLTDFPQYIEGGRPPWVWFDELLGVLPHVNCIDKFTVKCTWFEEMFSELPQGANEETIRRYARAYMMMLLSMQLFGDKLGTRLHIRWLPYIARLEDIGQYSWGSTALSWLYRCMCRVANKNAVKLAGPLQLLQSWIFWRFPGFQPDGYDVFHWPLASR, from the exons ATGGAGGACGATCCGAATCGTCTGTATCGACTAGATGGAGTTGCACATATTGTCGGTGCCGTCCACCTTGAG CCCCATCGATGCATCAGTAGCATAAAACGGCAGCACGGGATGATGTTGGATGACAGGATCGTTCCTTACTTGCAGATGGCTGGTCTTTACTATCTTGCAAGATTGAACGAGAGCTGGTTTCGGTTAAACGAGCCGTTG GATGTAGCATACCACATTGGTCTCCCGATCGACGGTCAGTATGTTAGCGGATGCCTGACAGACTTTCCACAATATATAGAGGGTGGCCGACCACCATGGGTGTGGTTTGATGAGCTGCTCGGGGTGTTGCCTCATGTGAACTGCATCGACAAGTTCACAGTGAAGTGCACATGGTTTGAGGAGATGTTTAGTGAGCTTCCACAGGGAGCAAATGAGGAGACGATTAGGAGGTATGCCCGTGCGTACATGATGATGCTCCTATCGATGCAGCTGTTTGGGGACAAGTTAGGTACCCGCCTCCACATCCGATGGCTGCCGTACATTGCCAGGTTGGAGGACATAGGTCAGTACAGTTGGGGTTCTACTGCGTTGTCATGGCTATACAGGTGCATGTGCCGTGTGGCAAACAAAAATGCCGTCAAGTTGGCTGGTCCACTGCAGCTGCTACAGTCGTGGATCTTTTGGAGGTTCCCTGGATTCCAGCCGGACGGATATGATGTTTTTCATTGGCCGTTGGCGTCGAGGTAG